Proteins from a single region of Tamandua tetradactyla isolate mTamTet1 chromosome 12, mTamTet1.pri, whole genome shotgun sequence:
- the CYP1A1 gene encoding cytochrome P450 1A1 — MLSVFGITVSASELLLASTVFCLVFWVVRASWVPVPKGLKSPPGPWGWPLIGHVLTLGKNPHLALTQLSQRYGDVLQIRIGSTPVVVLSGLDTIRQALVRQGDDFKGRPNLYSFSLIGDGETMTFNPDSGPMWATRRRLAQNALKSFSMASDPASLSSCYLEEHVSKEAEYLISKFQELMAGAGRFDPYRYVVVSVANVICAICFGQRYDHDHQELLSIINLSNEFGEVVGSGNPVDFIPILRYLPNPTLNAFKDLNKRIWSFMKKIIKEHYKTFEKGHIRDITDSLIEHCQEKSLDENANIQLSDKKIVNTVFDLFGAGFDTVTTAMSWSLMYLVTNPRVQRKIQEELDTVIGRARRPQLSDRPQLPYLEAFILETFRHSSFVPFTIPHSTTRDTSLSGFYIPKGCCIFVNQWQINHDQKLWGDPFEFRPERFLTSDGTINKALSEKMIVFGMGKRKCIGETIARWEIFLFLAILLQQMEFSVSPGVKVDMTPIYGLAIKHARCKHFQAQLRS; from the exons ATGCTTTCTGTATTTGGAATCACCGTCTCGGCCTCGGAGCTCCTTCTTGCCTCCACCGTCTTCTGCCTGGTGTTCTGGGTGGTCAGAGCCTCATGGGTGCCTGTCCCCAAAGGCCTGAAGAGTCCCCCGGGGCCCTGGGGCTGGCCCCTGATCGGCCATGTGCTGACCCTGGGGAAGAACCCACACCTGGCGCTGACCCAGCTGAGCCAGCGGTACGGGGACGTGCTGCAGATCCGCATTGGCAGCACGCCTGTGGTGGTGCTGAGCGGCCTGGACACCATCCGGCAGGCCCTGGTGCGCCAGGGGGACGACTTCAAGGGCCGACCCAACCTCTACAGCTTCAGTCTTATTGGGGATGGTGAGACCATGACCTTCAACCCTGACTCAGGGCCAATGTGGGCCACCCGCCGGCGCCTGGCCCAGAACGCCCTGAAGAGCTTCTCCATGGCCTCGGACCCGGCTTCCTTGTCCTCCTGCTATTTGGAGGAGCACGTGAGCAAGGAGGCTGAATACCTCATCAGCAAGTTCCAGGAACTGATGGCAGGGGCCGGGCGCTTTGACCCCTATAGGTATGTGGTGGTGTCAGTGGCCAATGTCATCTGTGCCATATGCTTTGGCCAGCGCTATGACCATGACCACCAAGAGTTGCTTAGCATAATCAACTTGAGTAATGAGTTCGGGGAGGTGGTAGGCTCCGGGAACCCTGTCGACTTCATCCCCATCCTTCGGTACCTGCCCAATCCCACCCTGAATGCCTTCaaggacctgaataagaggatcTGGAGCTTCATGAAGAAGATAATCAAGGAGCACTACAAAACATTTGAGAAG GGCCACATCCGGGACATCACGGACAGTCTGATTGAGCATTGTCAGGAGAAGAGTCTGGACGAGAATGCCAACATCCAGCTGTCGGACAAGAAGATTGTTAATACCGTCTTTGACCTCTTTGGAGCTG GATTTGACACAGTGACAACTGCTATGTCCTGGAGCCTCATGTACCTGGTGACAAACCCCAGGGTACAGAGAAAGATCCAGGAGGAGCTGG ACACAGTGATTGGCAGGGCACGGCGGCCCCAGCTCTCCGACAGACCCCAGCTGCCTTACCTGGAGGCCTTCATCCTGGAGACTTTCCGACACTCGTCCTTTGTTCCCTTCACCATCCCCCACAG CACCACAAGAGACACGAGCCTGAGTGGCTTTTATATCCCAAAGGGCTGTTGTATCTTTGTGAACCAATGGCAGATCAACCACGACCA GAAGCTGTGGGGTGACCCATTCGAATTCCGGCCTGAACGTTTTCTCACCAGCGATGGCACAATCAACAAAGCACTGAGTGAGAAGATgattgtttttggcatgggcaagcggAAGTGCATTGGTGAGACTATTGCCCGCTGGGAGATCTTTCTCTTCCTGGCCATCTTGCTGCAGCAGATGGAATTCAGTGTGTCGCCTGGTGTGAAGGTGGACATGACCCCCATCTACGGGCTGGCCATCAAGCACGCCCGCTGCAAACACTTCCAGGCCCAGCTACGCTCTTAA